The sequence below is a genomic window from Desulfovibrio sp. Fe33.
AGCCGAGCGGCACGGCGGGCAAGCCAATGCTGAACGGGTTGCTCCATTCGGGCGTGGGCGAGATCGTCGCGGTGGTCACCCGGTATTTCGGCGGGACCAAGCTCGGCACCGGCGGCCTGGTCCGGGCCTATGCCGGTCTGGTCAAGCTCGGGCTGGAGACGCTCCCCCTGCGCGAGATGGTCGTGACAACGCAACTGGCCGTGACCATCCCCTATCCGTCCGTGACCTTGTTCAAGCGGCTGTTGCCCGATTTCGAGGCCGAAGTGTTGGAGGAAGCCTTCAGCGAAGAGGCCGGGTTCACCCTGGAATTGCCCGAGGAGCGGGCGGAAGATTTTGTCGCCGCAGTGACCGAGCTGACCACCGGACGTGCGAAAATACATGAAAAATGATGGCGCGAGCGGTTGCGAACCGTCCGGAAAATGGGCTAGCCTAAACTAGGCTTTTGATAATCCGGGGTAACAGCAAGGTGCAAAGCAGGTTCCATGTCCACACAGAAATTGCGAGCGATATATAAGCAACTTACCGACAAAATTGAAATTTCAAAAGACAAAGCCCTGTTCGAGGTCAAGGAGCTGAAAACAGACCTCAACGAACTGCAACGGTATCTGTCCGGGCGCAAGAGGGAGACGGACATCCAGCCGGAAGACCTGATGCGGTCCGTTTATGAAATAGCCCAATTCCTTCGG
It includes:
- a CDS encoding YigZ family protein; protein product: MSDRYPIPAAFHRVEEIIKRSRFITSMGHAPDAESARAFVAAVKEEFPDATHNCWAFNAGPPGDTASVGLSDDGEPSGTAGKPMLNGLLHSGVGEIVAVVTRYFGGTKLGTGGLVRAYAGLVKLGLETLPLREMVVTTQLAVTIPYPSVTLFKRLLPDFEAEVLEEAFSEEAGFTLELPEERAEDFVAAVTELTTGRAKIHEK